The Bacillus sp. Marseille-Q1617 genome has a segment encoding these proteins:
- a CDS encoding AbrB/MazE/SpoVT family DNA-binding domain-containing protein: protein MSKLYENKTFSNSGMITLPKKWRQRFGLIPGRKAELIFQNDSIYIKPARKHSTNNKRYISEKGTVHIPKELREEMGITPQDPYNLHINEEDKCFIISCKDK from the coding sequence TTGAGCAAACTATATGAAAACAAAACCTTCAGTAACAGCGGAATGATCACATTGCCCAAAAAGTGGAGGCAGCGGTTCGGACTCATCCCCGGCAGAAAGGCGGAGCTCATTTTTCAAAACGATTCCATCTATATAAAACCCGCCCGGAAGCACTCAACCAATAACAAACGCTATATCTCCGAGAAAGGAACCGTCCACATCCCAAAGGAACTTCGCGAAGAAATGGGGATCACACCCCAAGACCCTTACAATCTTCACATCAATGAAGAAGACAAATGTTTCATCATCAGCTGTAAAGACAAATAA
- a CDS encoding GNAT family N-acetyltransferase yields the protein MNFPQGFPILTTERFHLRQMEESDAAQVFDYFSRDEVTKYYDLESFTETGQAIDIIDRWNTRFAQNEGIRWGIAEKGSGKIIGSCGYHCWEKEHYKAEIGFEVHPAYWRQGVMSEVLKPIIQFGFESMSLNRIEAFYDPENTASKECLFKAGFIFEGVLRKAAFEKGVFCDAAVCSILKEEYV from the coding sequence ATGAACTTTCCACAAGGATTTCCTATATTAACAACCGAAAGATTTCATTTAAGACAAATGGAAGAATCGGATGCAGCGCAAGTATTTGATTACTTCTCAAGAGATGAAGTAACGAAATATTATGACCTCGAATCGTTTACTGAAACAGGCCAGGCAATTGACATTATTGATAGATGGAATACGAGGTTCGCGCAGAACGAAGGCATCCGGTGGGGAATCGCTGAGAAAGGGTCCGGGAAAATCATCGGGAGCTGCGGGTACCACTGCTGGGAGAAAGAACATTATAAAGCGGAAATCGGTTTTGAAGTACATCCTGCCTACTGGAGACAGGGGGTCATGTCGGAAGTGCTGAAGCCGATCATTCAATTTGGCTTTGAGTCGATGTCATTGAACCGGATTGAAGCTTTCTATGATCCGGAAAATACGGCATCGAAGGAATGTCTTTTTAAAGCGGGGTTCATTTTTGAGGGAGTATTAAGAAAAGCCGCTTTTGAAAAAGGGGTATTCTGCGACGCGGCAGTCTGCTCGATATTAAAAGAAGAGTATGTATAA
- a CDS encoding ATP-binding protein, which produces MRKAKEIALRVAIAYVLLGILWVILSDYFSVILAHEKLNLYIYFQRFKGWFFIFVTGIILYLLVYRRTKDVIESNEQLKKKERQLYIQHEHYHSLFKHNPDGVFELDLQGKIMAVNPEAESLLEASQKELEDIQLRKFLNEEDAKSVTDHFIETLSGKGSMFETNIHLKGKKKKILRCSFIPIIISGEVTGVFVIARDITQFRKNEEMMIASEKMSVIGQLAAAVAHEIRNPLTSLKGFIQLMQTTGSVNHDHLNIMLSEVDRIDLISGEMLILGKQQDLHYQTENVEAILQQVIVLMQAQANIDNVSIEYKPYALEPLNVMAEANQLKQVFINIIKNAVEAIPNDRRGKVSISLNRKDGGALVVVSDNGTGMEPERIETIGEPFYSTKEKGTGLGLAICKKIIEKHKGKIVFHSEKQKGTIVEISLPLIKENTFRQNAEREGK; this is translated from the coding sequence ATGAGAAAAGCCAAAGAGATCGCCCTGAGAGTAGCTATCGCGTATGTTCTGTTAGGTATATTGTGGGTTATTCTGTCAGATTATTTTTCTGTGATCCTTGCGCATGAAAAGCTGAATCTGTATATTTACTTTCAACGTTTCAAGGGCTGGTTTTTTATATTTGTCACAGGGATCATCCTTTATCTGCTGGTATACAGGAGAACAAAGGATGTCATCGAATCCAATGAGCAGTTAAAAAAGAAAGAGCGGCAATTATATATTCAGCATGAGCACTATCATTCCTTGTTCAAACATAATCCTGATGGAGTATTTGAGCTGGATTTGCAGGGGAAAATCATGGCGGTCAATCCAGAAGCTGAATCACTCCTCGAAGCCTCCCAGAAAGAGCTGGAGGACATTCAGCTGAGGAAGTTCCTTAATGAAGAAGATGCAAAGAGTGTAACAGATCATTTTATCGAAACCCTTTCTGGAAAGGGGTCCATGTTTGAAACGAACATCCATCTGAAGGGGAAGAAGAAAAAAATACTCCGGTGTTCCTTTATTCCGATCATCATCAGCGGGGAAGTGACCGGCGTCTTCGTCATTGCAAGGGATATTACCCAATTCAGGAAGAATGAAGAAATGATGATCGCCTCTGAAAAAATGTCAGTGATCGGACAGCTTGCAGCAGCGGTTGCGCATGAAATCCGTAATCCGCTCACCTCCCTTAAAGGATTCATCCAGCTGATGCAGACGACCGGCAGTGTGAACCATGATCATTTGAATATCATGCTCTCAGAAGTCGATCGAATCGATTTGATATCCGGCGAAATGCTGATCCTGGGGAAACAACAAGATCTGCATTATCAAACAGAAAATGTAGAAGCAATTCTGCAGCAAGTGATTGTATTAATGCAAGCACAGGCGAATATAGACAATGTTTCTATAGAATACAAACCCTATGCATTGGAGCCGCTGAATGTAATGGCGGAGGCAAATCAATTGAAACAAGTCTTTATCAACATCATCAAAAATGCCGTTGAAGCCATCCCGAATGACCGAAGGGGAAAGGTATCCATTTCCCTTAATAGGAAAGACGGCGGGGCACTTGTGGTTGTATCCGATAATGGGACAGGCATGGAGCCCGAAAGAATCGAGACAATCGGCGAGCCGTTCTATTCTACAAAAGAGAAAGGCACTGGACTGGGACTGGCCATCTGCAAAAAAATCATCGAAAAACATAAAGGGAAAATTGTCTTTCATAGTGAAAAACAAAAAGGCACCATCGTGGAAATATCTTTACCTTTAATAAAGGAAAATACTTTCCGTCAGAATGCCGAAAGGGAAGGGAAATAA
- a CDS encoding homoserine dehydrogenase, translating to MESISIGLLGLGTVGAGVVKIIENHQDKLSHQIGCPVKVKKALVQDLDKDRGLTIGDGILTLNPEEVLADPEIDIVVEVMGGIEATKEHLLHALKNKKHVVTANKDLMAVHGPELLKAASDNECDLFYEASVAGGIPILRGLVDGLASDRITKMMGIVNGTTNFILTKMTKEGRSFDDVLKEAQDLGFAEADPTADVGGLDAARKMAIMSTLGFSMNVDLSDVKVKGITDVTAEDIEYAGQFGYTMKLIGYAHRDGEKVEVSVEPALLPNEHPLSSVNDEYNAVYVYGEAVGETMFYGPGAGSLPTATAVVSDMVCTMKNMRLGVTGKSAVNPQFPKKLKERDEISSQYFLRLHVQDEIGVLAKLTSIFSNHGVSFEKILQNPLNGAGYSEIVLITHKASLDHYEDILMELKDYHAIHSIESSYRVEGGEKG from the coding sequence ATGGAATCAATTTCAATCGGACTTTTGGGACTCGGAACAGTGGGAGCCGGAGTAGTGAAGATCATTGAGAATCATCAGGATAAATTGTCGCATCAAATCGGCTGTCCTGTGAAAGTGAAAAAAGCCCTTGTTCAGGACTTGGATAAGGACAGGGGACTGACGATCGGGGACGGGATATTGACCTTGAATCCGGAAGAAGTCCTGGCCGACCCTGAAATTGATATTGTGGTCGAAGTAATGGGAGGAATCGAAGCAACGAAGGAGCATCTCCTCCACGCATTGAAAAATAAGAAACATGTCGTGACGGCAAATAAAGATCTGATGGCCGTGCATGGACCGGAGCTCCTGAAAGCAGCTTCTGACAATGAATGTGATTTATTTTACGAAGCAAGTGTAGCCGGAGGGATCCCTATTTTAAGAGGTCTGGTAGACGGGCTTGCATCAGACCGCATCACGAAAATGATGGGGATCGTCAACGGGACGACGAATTTCATCCTCACGAAGATGACAAAAGAGGGCAGGAGCTTTGACGATGTATTGAAGGAAGCGCAGGACCTGGGGTTTGCCGAAGCGGATCCGACTGCCGATGTCGGCGGGCTTGATGCAGCGAGGAAGATGGCGATCATGTCGACACTTGGATTTTCGATGAACGTGGATCTCTCAGACGTAAAGGTGAAGGGAATCACCGATGTGACAGCTGAAGATATTGAATATGCCGGACAGTTCGGGTACACGATGAAGCTGATCGGATACGCACACCGCGACGGGGAAAAGGTGGAAGTGAGCGTAGAGCCGGCATTGCTGCCGAATGAGCATCCGCTGTCTTCGGTCAATGATGAATACAATGCCGTATACGTATACGGAGAGGCTGTAGGGGAGACGATGTTTTACGGACCCGGGGCAGGAAGCCTTCCAACCGCAACAGCCGTCGTTTCCGATATGGTATGCACAATGAAGAACATGAGACTTGGTGTGACAGGAAAGAGCGCTGTGAATCCTCAGTTCCCGAAAAAATTAAAGGAACGCGATGAAATTTCGTCTCAATACTTTTTACGCCTTCATGTCCAGGATGAAATCGGAGTGCTGGCAAAGCTGACATCCATTTTTTCAAATCACGGGGTGAGCTTCGAGAAAATCCTTCAAAATCCATTGAATGGAGCGGGGTATTCTGAAATCGTACTTATCACTCATAAAGCATCGCTTGATCATTATGAAGACATTTTGATGGAGCTTAAGGACTACCATGCGATTCATTCGATCGAAAGCTCTTACCGAGTGGAAGGGGGAGAGAAAGGATGA
- the thrC gene encoding threonine synthase, whose translation MRWKGLLEQYGEYLPVTNETPLLSLNEGNTPLIELKTLSDEWGIELYAKVEGANPTGSFKDRGMVLAVAKAIEDGSSTVICASTGNTSASAAAYAARAGIKCIVVIPEGKIAQGKLAQAVMYGAEIISIEGNFDEALEIVRELSKTESMTLVNSVNPYRLEGQKTAAFEVIEGLGGAPDVLAIPVGNAGNISAYWKGFKEYSQREQSSLPRMFGFEASGAAALVHNRVFPQPETIATAIRIGNPASWDYAVDALQESDGHIDEVTDDEILDAYRLIAKKEGIFAEPASCASIAGVKKSLEKGLLKKGSKVVAVLTGNGLKDPVTAMEHSPVQPVKLPNDKEKVKDYIKGTIGV comes from the coding sequence ATGAGATGGAAAGGCCTGTTAGAACAGTATGGGGAATATCTTCCCGTCACGAATGAGACACCTCTTTTGAGTCTGAATGAAGGAAATACACCATTGATCGAATTAAAAACACTTTCCGATGAATGGGGAATCGAGCTTTATGCCAAGGTTGAAGGAGCGAATCCGACAGGCTCTTTCAAGGATAGGGGAATGGTTCTCGCGGTGGCCAAAGCGATTGAAGACGGAAGTTCGACGGTGATTTGTGCGTCGACGGGGAACACTTCCGCCTCTGCAGCTGCCTATGCAGCAAGAGCCGGGATCAAATGCATCGTGGTGATTCCTGAAGGCAAAATCGCGCAAGGGAAACTGGCGCAGGCTGTCATGTACGGCGCAGAGATCATCTCGATTGAAGGGAACTTTGACGAGGCACTCGAAATCGTGCGCGAATTGAGTAAGACAGAATCTATGACTCTCGTGAATTCTGTGAATCCATACCGTTTGGAAGGCCAGAAGACCGCTGCCTTTGAAGTAATTGAAGGTTTGGGCGGGGCACCTGACGTTCTTGCAATCCCAGTGGGCAATGCCGGGAATATTTCAGCTTATTGGAAAGGATTCAAGGAATACAGCCAGCGTGAACAATCCAGTCTGCCGCGAATGTTCGGGTTTGAAGCTTCAGGAGCCGCGGCCCTTGTTCACAACAGGGTGTTCCCGCAGCCTGAAACGATTGCGACTGCGATCAGGATCGGGAATCCGGCAAGCTGGGATTATGCAGTGGATGCGCTCCAAGAATCGGATGGTCATATCGATGAAGTGACGGATGATGAAATTCTCGATGCATACAGACTGATTGCGAAGAAGGAAGGAATCTTTGCTGAACCTGCTTCCTGTGCCTCGATTGCAGGAGTTAAGAAGAGCCTTGAAAAGGGCTTGCTGAAGAAAGGAAGCAAGGTTGTGGCGGTTCTGACAGGCAACGGCCTGAAGGATCCAGTGACAGCCATGGAACACAGTCCGGTACAGCCGGTCAAGCTTCCGAATGATAAAGAAAAGGTGAAGGATTATATTAAAGGAACGATCGGGGTATGA
- a CDS encoding DEAD/DEAH box helicase yields MNSISTMIQSPFLQKNWEDSGFTALTPVQERVLPLIFEGKDVVCESPTGTGKTLAYLLPIIQAVDPKRKQAQAVILAPSRELVMQIHQEIQKWAKGSDVTSAAFIGGANIKKQVEKLKKKPHIVVGTTGRLIELMKLKKLKMHEVKTIVVDEFDLMVGQEHKREVEDIIKSTLKERQVLFFSATLSDRTEEVAAELLQNHEIVKMEANLDNPKVDHIFVYTELRDKIEALRSIAYFKDIKALVFFNQLEKLSEAEEKLKYKGVELEVLAGESKKMERKQSLDRFRAGKVPLLLTTDVAARGLDITDVSHVIHFDFPTDTKQYIHRSGRTGRMGAEGTVISLVSKREQSFLEKLSKELTLPFQEKTIHGGGLKDPR; encoded by the coding sequence ATGAATTCAATCTCTACAATGATACAATCCCCATTTTTACAAAAAAACTGGGAGGATTCCGGTTTCACTGCATTAACACCTGTCCAGGAGCGTGTGCTTCCCCTCATCTTTGAAGGCAAAGATGTCGTATGCGAATCACCCACGGGAACGGGAAAAACATTGGCGTATTTACTGCCGATCATTCAAGCGGTCGATCCGAAGCGCAAGCAGGCACAAGCCGTTATCCTTGCCCCATCCCGCGAACTTGTGATGCAGATCCATCAGGAAATTCAAAAATGGGCTAAAGGCAGTGATGTAACAAGTGCGGCCTTCATCGGGGGTGCCAACATCAAGAAGCAAGTGGAGAAATTAAAGAAGAAGCCTCATATCGTAGTCGGTACGACAGGCCGCCTTATTGAGCTGATGAAACTGAAGAAGCTGAAAATGCATGAAGTCAAAACGATCGTCGTCGACGAGTTTGATTTAATGGTGGGGCAGGAGCATAAACGCGAGGTAGAAGACATTATCAAGTCCACGCTTAAAGAGCGTCAGGTCCTCTTCTTCTCGGCGACTCTTTCCGACCGTACGGAAGAAGTGGCAGCAGAACTGCTTCAGAACCACGAAATCGTGAAGATGGAGGCCAATCTGGATAATCCGAAAGTGGATCATATCTTTGTGTACACCGAACTTCGTGACAAAATTGAAGCGCTGCGAAGCATTGCCTACTTTAAAGACATCAAAGCGCTCGTATTCTTCAATCAGCTTGAAAAATTATCAGAAGCGGAAGAAAAGCTGAAGTATAAAGGTGTAGAGCTTGAAGTCCTTGCGGGTGAATCCAAGAAAATGGAGCGGAAGCAATCCCTGGACCGCTTCCGGGCAGGCAAGGTTCCATTGCTTCTGACAACCGATGTAGCCGCACGCGGACTGGATATCACAGACGTTTCCCACGTCATCCACTTTGATTTCCCGACTGACACGAAGCAGTACATCCACCGCTCAGGAAGAACAGGACGCATGGGAGCGGAAGGAACAGTCATCTCACTCGTTTCAAAGCGCGAACAGAGCTTCCTTGAGAAACTGAGCAAAGAGCTTACCCTTCCATTCCAGGAAAAAACCATCCACGGCGGAGGATTGAAAGATCCACGCTGA
- a CDS encoding amidohydrolase, translating into MKAQKIIKSEAVFIGTSPFPAPGFIAIREDKVIGTGPPSELESYLDASTAVYNMGNRLVMAGFHDFHLHFFLGAMFESFCQLTYGATEDETAKMAAIYADNHPDDEWVLGFGWHHVRWPGQKLPSRHSLDRCLPHRPAILLNEEAHSAWLNTAALQKLGIGRDTPEPPFGRIEKDENGEPTGFLYETAVKYVTRAFQFDEALKNKLMENMLKKTASLGITSVSDMLPLPGYTLGAPAFYRSFEDKGKLTTRIHFLDVLDGNLKRSLSYKETYRSDRLQFSGLKQFLDGVPLTYTGFLLEPYADRPTERGGTIYDFEQYKQWIEDADREGFRVRLHACGDGAVRMGLDLFEHASDVNGARDSRHTIEHIEVCHPSDFQRFKELGVIASIQPEHLTAGSMDSHAYIDRLGSERSKYTWPIGSLQNHGAPLAFGTDFPIVDLNPMLGVYRAVTRKHEDGSPRNGWNPAEKISLSEALIHYTKSSAYGNFRENELGTIEAGKKADLVVFDRNLFEVDPEEILEAKTVMTVMDGDIVYEA; encoded by the coding sequence ATGAAAGCACAGAAAATCATAAAGAGTGAGGCGGTCTTTATCGGCACCTCCCCTTTCCCCGCTCCGGGTTTTATTGCTATTCGGGAGGATAAGGTCATTGGCACGGGCCCCCCTTCTGAACTGGAAAGCTATCTTGATGCCTCGACCGCTGTTTATAATATGGGGAATCGATTGGTCATGGCAGGATTTCATGACTTTCACCTTCACTTTTTCCTCGGGGCGATGTTTGAAAGCTTCTGTCAGCTGACGTATGGGGCGACGGAAGACGAAACGGCGAAGATGGCAGCCATTTATGCAGACAATCATCCAGATGATGAATGGGTTCTGGGTTTCGGCTGGCATCATGTCCGCTGGCCGGGCCAAAAATTGCCTAGCCGCCATTCACTGGACCGCTGCCTGCCGCATAGACCAGCCATTTTATTAAACGAGGAAGCGCATAGTGCATGGCTGAATACCGCAGCTCTTCAAAAACTCGGAATCGGCCGTGATACTCCTGAACCTCCATTCGGCAGAATAGAGAAAGATGAAAACGGGGAGCCTACAGGGTTTCTGTACGAAACAGCCGTAAAATATGTGACGAGAGCCTTTCAGTTTGATGAAGCGCTGAAAAACAAGCTGATGGAAAACATGCTGAAAAAAACAGCCTCTTTAGGCATTACGTCCGTATCGGATATGCTGCCCCTTCCGGGATATACTCTCGGTGCCCCTGCCTTCTATCGTAGCTTTGAAGATAAGGGTAAGCTGACGACAAGGATTCACTTCCTGGATGTACTGGATGGCAACCTTAAAAGAAGTCTTTCATATAAAGAGACTTATCGGTCGGACCGGCTTCAGTTTTCAGGCTTGAAGCAATTTCTTGATGGGGTCCCCCTGACATACACCGGCTTCCTGCTCGAGCCATATGCAGACCGGCCAACCGAAAGAGGCGGGACCATTTATGATTTTGAACAATACAAGCAGTGGATTGAAGATGCTGACCGGGAAGGCTTCCGGGTCAGGCTGCATGCGTGCGGGGATGGGGCTGTCCGGATGGGGCTCGATTTATTCGAGCATGCCTCTGATGTGAATGGTGCGCGGGACTCACGCCACACGATTGAGCATATTGAAGTGTGTCATCCGAGCGACTTTCAACGATTTAAAGAACTAGGAGTCATCGCCTCCATCCAGCCTGAACATTTGACGGCGGGCTCGATGGACTCCCATGCCTATATTGACCGCCTGGGAAGTGAGCGTTCCAAATACACATGGCCAATCGGCTCACTCCAAAATCATGGTGCCCCGCTTGCGTTCGGTACGGACTTTCCGATAGTGGATTTAAATCCGATGCTCGGAGTGTACCGTGCTGTCACCCGTAAACATGAGGACGGTTCTCCCCGGAACGGATGGAATCCCGCAGAGAAGATTTCACTCAGTGAAGCGCTTATTCACTATACGAAGAGTTCAGCCTATGGAAACTTTCGCGAGAATGAATTAGGTACGATCGAAGCGGGCAAGAAAGCCGATCTCGTCGTATTCGACCGGAATTTATTTGAAGTCGATCCGGAAGAGATCCTCGAAGCAAAGACTGTTATGACGGTCATGGATGGAGACATCGTTTATGAGGCCTGA
- a CDS encoding cation:proton antiporter has protein sequence MILLVIGYSVYTIDKKKKNLPVPVVLLVIGIGLGFVPMFADVELTKETIFHWFLPALLFISAYQYPVKALKKHGGEISILSTVGIVLTALLMSLLFYYSLKPVLSISYMEALLISTILTPTDPVSVVSILKQSSNQQDLADVVEGESMINDGTSIVLFTVAAGIYFGEASFSLASFAGEFLWVSLGGALTGIILGWGISKLIHLTSDSRYQIMLSIILAYGSFFIGEEIGVSGVLATVASGIMLSYEYGRTIKENHFRKHLDGFWEVIEPTILSLLFLLIGIKAIEYISFSLLGWVFLLFIITLLVRYVIIIGVAKIRKTWRRAYGWKEVFILTWSGIKGTMSVALLLGMEGNGADSIQSISFGVIMFSLIIQSMAIYPLSKKLLSHKD, from the coding sequence CTGATTCTTCTTGTGATCGGATACAGTGTCTATACAATTGATAAAAAGAAAAAGAATCTTCCTGTTCCCGTCGTGCTGCTGGTCATCGGAATAGGCCTGGGATTTGTCCCGATGTTTGCTGATGTGGAACTTACAAAGGAAACTATTTTTCATTGGTTCCTGCCAGCACTTTTATTTATATCGGCATATCAGTACCCTGTTAAGGCTTTGAAAAAGCATGGGGGGGAGATATCGATTTTGAGTACGGTCGGAATTGTCCTCACCGCCCTCTTGATGAGCTTGTTATTTTATTATTCCTTAAAGCCTGTCCTATCCATTTCTTATATGGAAGCTCTGCTGATTTCAACCATTTTGACGCCGACGGATCCGGTTTCTGTGGTTTCCATATTAAAGCAATCATCGAATCAACAGGATCTGGCGGATGTCGTTGAAGGGGAATCGATGATTAACGATGGAACAAGTATCGTATTATTTACGGTCGCTGCAGGGATTTACTTTGGGGAAGCCTCGTTTTCACTTGCTTCTTTTGCAGGAGAATTCTTGTGGGTCTCTTTAGGCGGTGCTTTGACGGGAATCATTCTCGGATGGGGAATCAGCAAGTTGATTCATCTGACTTCAGATTCCCGTTATCAAATCATGCTGAGTATCATCCTTGCTTATGGAAGCTTCTTCATAGGAGAAGAAATCGGGGTATCCGGTGTATTGGCTACGGTGGCAAGCGGTATCATGCTTTCATATGAATATGGACGCACGATTAAAGAAAATCACTTCAGGAAGCATCTTGATGGATTCTGGGAAGTCATTGAACCAACCATTTTATCGCTATTATTCTTATTGATCGGAATCAAAGCCATCGAGTACATTTCTTTTTCATTGTTGGGATGGGTTTTCTTACTATTTATCATTACCTTATTGGTGCGCTATGTTATTATAATTGGTGTTGCAAAAATAAGAAAAACGTGGAGAAGAGCTTACGGCTGGAAGGAAGTCTTCATCTTGACCTGGTCAGGGATCAAAGGGACCATGTCGGTTGCTTTGCTTCTGGGTATGGAAGGAAACGGAGCCGATTCGATCCAATCCATCTCGTTCGGTGTCATCATGTTTTCTTTGATCATTCAGAGTATGGCCATCTATCCACTGTCGAAAAAGCTTCTTTCACATAAGGATTAA
- the thrB gene encoding homoserine kinase, with the protein MKKREARSFKITVPASTANLGAGFDSLGLALDLYLKVEAVESRAWHVTALSKELEQFPSDETHFIVEVAKDTAEAYGKKLTPCHLYVKSDIPLTRGLGSSAAAVVAGIELADASCGLNLSPQKKLEMATKYEGHPDNVGASLYGGFVVSCQTESGVKLLPLSQLPIEVVTVIPKTELKTSESRDVLPEKVTFQESVLAGSVSNVLVAAFITQDWELAGKMMKQDRYHQPYRKKLLPHYEAVEEVACRFGAFGVALSGAGPTIACFVEKETGEWLLRQLKQSFPVMDVRKLSISTAGSEVEIMEAGRTEARPSSL; encoded by the coding sequence ATGAAAAAGCGCGAAGCCAGGTCCTTTAAAATCACCGTCCCGGCAAGCACCGCCAATTTAGGAGCAGGGTTTGATTCACTTGGATTGGCGCTTGATCTTTATTTGAAGGTGGAGGCAGTAGAGTCCCGCGCCTGGCATGTAACGGCCCTTTCAAAGGAACTGGAGCAATTCCCTTCTGATGAAACGCACTTCATAGTCGAGGTTGCCAAAGACACAGCAGAAGCTTACGGGAAGAAGCTCACGCCATGCCATTTATATGTGAAGAGCGATATCCCGTTGACAAGAGGTTTGGGATCGAGTGCTGCGGCAGTGGTTGCAGGCATTGAACTGGCGGATGCTTCATGTGGACTGAATTTGTCTCCACAGAAGAAGCTCGAGATGGCGACAAAGTATGAAGGACATCCGGATAATGTCGGTGCCTCGTTATACGGAGGATTCGTCGTAAGCTGTCAGACGGAATCCGGGGTGAAGCTGCTGCCTCTGTCCCAATTGCCGATTGAAGTGGTGACAGTCATTCCGAAGACTGAATTAAAGACATCGGAATCGCGGGATGTACTGCCGGAAAAAGTGACCTTTCAGGAGTCTGTACTTGCAGGGTCTGTATCCAATGTACTGGTTGCAGCATTTATCACCCAGGATTGGGAGCTTGCAGGGAAGATGATGAAACAGGACCGCTACCATCAGCCATACCGAAAAAAACTTCTCCCCCACTATGAGGCAGTCGAGGAAGTGGCATGCAGGTTTGGTGCGTTTGGAGTGGCACTTAGCGGAGCAGGCCCAACCATCGCCTGCTTTGTTGAAAAGGAAACAGGCGAATGGCTTTTGAGGCAGCTGAAGCAATCCTTCCCTGTCATGGATGTCCGTAAGCTTTCGATCAGTACAGCAGGAAGTGAAGTCGAAATAATGGAAGCCGGCCGGACGGAGGCCCGTCCCTCATCGCTTTAA